A segment of the Bradyrhizobium sp. CCBAU 53340 genome:
GGTCACCAGCCGCCTCGAACGGCTCCTGGGCCGGCTTTTCCGCCATTGGATACTTCTCCCTTGATTTATTTGTATGTCATACAAACAAATAGATCAAGCCGAATGTCCACTGGAACTGGACCCCACCAGCTCCCACTGAGGGCAATCCGGCTGAAATCACGGCCGCCAACCTTGCAAAGCCGACGAAAATCCGTATAAGGCGCCCATCCGCAGACCCCGGCCGGGAGCTGAACGGACGGTCTCAGCAAATCCTCAGTGATTTTGGTGTGGCAGGGCCAGTCGGCCCGTCGTCCCGTGTTTCCGCCTTCTGAGCTTCATCCCAGAGTCCTTTCCGAAGGTCTCTTAAGGGCTTGACGCCGGGCAATGCGCCAACATGAGGAAAGGACTTCCATGCCTCTTTATGAGCATGTCTTTCTCGCGCGTCAGGACGCGAGCACGCAGCAGGTCGAAGAGCTGACCACGCAGATGACCGGCATCGTCGAGGGTCTCGGCGGCAAGGTCACCAAGACCGAGAATTGGGGCGTTCGCTCCCTCACCTACCGCATGAACAAGAACCGCAAGGCGCACTTCGTGCTGCTCAACATCGACGCGCCGTCTGCGGCGATCGCCGAGATCGAGCGCCAGGAGCGCATCAGCGAAGACGTGATCCGCTATCTCAGCGTGCGCGTCGAAGAGCTCGAGGAAGGCCCGTCCGCGATGATGCGCAAGGCCGACCGCGATCGCGAACGTGACGACCGTGGCGGTGGCTTCCGCGGCGAGCGTGAAGGTGGTTTCCGTGGCGACCGCGAAGGCGGCTTCCGCGGTGGTGATCGTGACGGCGGCTTCCGCGGCGATCGCGGTCCGCGCCGTTCGCGCGACGAAGCTGACACGACGGATGGGGAGTAAGAACAATGGCTGAAGCTGGTGCACGCCGCCCGTTTTTCCGTCGCCGCAAGAGCTGCCCGTTCACGGGCGCCAATGCGCCGAAGATCGACTACAAGGACTCCAAGCTTTTGATGCGTTATGTCTCCGAGCGCGGCAAGATCGTGCCGAGCCGCATCACCGCAGTGTCCGCGAAGAAGCAGCGTGAGCTCGCCCGCGCCATCAAGCGCGCGCGGTTCCTGGGCCTGTTGCCCTACGTCATTCGCTAAGACGAATTCGGCCGGCGGCGCTCGAGCCGCCGGCCGCACTCTCTAGATTTCATAAGGCTTCCGGGTCGTCCGGTCGCCGATGGTTGGGGCAAGGCGCCTCTAACCGCTCGAAGGGAGCGGGACAGCTGATGATGGCATTTGGACTGATAGCCCTGATCGCCGGCGCTGCGTCGGCCCTGATGTTCGCCTCGATCGTGTCGGGCGCGCTGATCTCGCTCGTCCTGATTTGCCTCTCCCCCCTGCCCTTGATGCTTGTCGCGATCGCCTGGGGACCGCTCTGCGGCGCGCTTGGTGGTCTCGTCGCGACGCTCCTGATCGGCGGCGCGCTCAGCCTGCCGCTCGGCCTCGGTTATGGTCTCGCGATCGCACTGCCGGCCTGGTGGCTTGGCCATCTTGCGATGCTGGGAAGGCCGCTGGCCGATGGCGCCGCGGACAACGATGCGGCCGGGCTGCAGGTCGAATGGTACCCGCTCGGGCGCATCCTGCTCTGGATTGCGGCGCTGGCGACGCTTCTGACCGCGGGATCGCTGTTTTCGCTGGGAAGCGACGCCTCGACCATTAGTGACGCGATGCGGCGCGGCTTTGCCAGGGTTCTGTCGCTGATGGGCGAGACGAACGTCACGGAGAATGATCCTCGCGTCGGCCTGATGGTCGCGATCATGCCGGTGCTGCTCGCAGCATCGCATATGATGACGCTGACCTTGAATCTCTGGCTCGCCGCCAAGGTCGCCGCTGTTTCAGGACGGCTGCATCGGCCCTGGCCGGACCTCAGCAGCACGAGCCTGCCGCCGATGACCCTCGTGGCGCTCTGCATCGCGCTTGCCTTCAGCTTCTTCGGCGGAATGACCGGCATTCTCGCCGTCGTCGTCACGACCGTTTTGATGGTGGCCTATGCTTTGGTCGGCCTTGCCGTTCTGCACATCGTCACGCGCGACCTCGCCAATCGCGCGTTCTGGCTCGCCGCCGCCTACGTCATCATCTTCATGTTCAGCGTGAGCCTTGTCCTGCTGACCGTGCTTGGGCTCGCGGATGCCGTGTTCGGCTTCCGCGAGCGCTTCCTGCGCAACCGGCAACCGCCGCCATTGCCGACATCTTAAGTCCAACCCGAAACCTGAAAACCAGAGCACTTCAAAGGAGAACGAATATGGAAGTCATTTTGCTGGAACGCGTGAGCAAGCTCGGCCAGATGGGCGAAGTCGTGAAGGTTCGCGACGGCTACGCCCGCAATTTCCTGCTCAAGCGCGGCAAGGCGCTGCGCGCCACCGCCGACAACCGCGCCAAGTACGACGGCATGAAGGCCGAGCTCGAGGCTCGCAATCTTGCCTCGAAGGGCGAGGCGGCCAAGGTCGCCGAGAAGATCGAGGGCAAGAACATCATCGTGATCCGTCAGGCCTCGGAAGCCGGCCAGCTATTCGGCTCGGTTACCGTGCGTGACGTCGTCATGGCGTTCGAAGCCGACGGCGTTTCGCTCGCCCGTCCGCAGGTGCAGCTCGACGCGCCGATCAAGACCATCGGCAAGCACTCGATCACCGTCGCTGTGCACCCCGAGGTCGAGGTCGAGGTCACCGTCACGGTTGCCCGCAGCCAGGACGAGGCCGAGCGCATCAACCGCGGCGAGGACATCTCGACCCGCAACGAGGACCGCGACGCGGCCGCCGAGGCGATCGCCGCCGCCGGCGAGTTCTTCGATCCGGAAGCCCAGCACGACGACGTCGAGCCGGCTCCGGCTGCGGAAGAGAAGTAAGCCTCGCATTGACGCAAGGCTGCGAAGCCCGGCTGCCTCAGGCAGCCGGGCTTTTCGTTTTTGCGCCGACTTCCTCGCTCAGCATCGCGATCGAGGCGAGTGCCGTTGCCGTATGCTTCTCGACACCGTCGCTGACGCAGAACACGTCGGCCGCGACCACGGAGACCTGACGGCCCGGC
Coding sequences within it:
- the rpsF gene encoding 30S ribosomal protein S6 encodes the protein MPLYEHVFLARQDASTQQVEELTTQMTGIVEGLGGKVTKTENWGVRSLTYRMNKNRKAHFVLLNIDAPSAAIAEIERQERISEDVIRYLSVRVEELEEGPSAMMRKADRDRERDDRGGGFRGEREGGFRGDREGGFRGGDRDGGFRGDRGPRRSRDEADTTDGE
- the rpsR gene encoding 30S ribosomal protein S18 gives rise to the protein MAEAGARRPFFRRRKSCPFTGANAPKIDYKDSKLLMRYVSERGKIVPSRITAVSAKKQRELARAIKRARFLGLLPYVIR
- a CDS encoding DUF2232 domain-containing protein, producing MMAFGLIALIAGAASALMFASIVSGALISLVLICLSPLPLMLVAIAWGPLCGALGGLVATLLIGGALSLPLGLGYGLAIALPAWWLGHLAMLGRPLADGAADNDAAGLQVEWYPLGRILLWIAALATLLTAGSLFSLGSDASTISDAMRRGFARVLSLMGETNVTENDPRVGLMVAIMPVLLAASHMMTLTLNLWLAAKVAAVSGRLHRPWPDLSSTSLPPMTLVALCIALAFSFFGGMTGILAVVVTTVLMVAYALVGLAVLHIVTRDLANRAFWLAAAYVIIFMFSVSLVLLTVLGLADAVFGFRERFLRNRQPPPLPTS
- the rplI gene encoding 50S ribosomal protein L9 → MEVILLERVSKLGQMGEVVKVRDGYARNFLLKRGKALRATADNRAKYDGMKAELEARNLASKGEAAKVAEKIEGKNIIVIRQASEAGQLFGSVTVRDVVMAFEADGVSLARPQVQLDAPIKTIGKHSITVAVHPEVEVEVTVTVARSQDEAERINRGEDISTRNEDRDAAAEAIAAAGEFFDPEAQHDDVEPAPAAEEK